One window of Liquorilactobacillus nagelii DSM 13675 genomic DNA carries:
- a CDS encoding DUF305 domain-containing protein — MKQYTKFLLMILVSTVIMYGLMYLNVFQLDDIFLSQTRLYMALIMGATMAIVMLLFMWSMYQNKRLNRLILLGSAVIFAGSLYLVRSQATVHDAAWLQEMIPHHSTAILTSERAQLSDPEVKALAQKIAKTQREEITEMKRLLKKVADQ; from the coding sequence ATGAAACAATACACGAAATTTTTACTGATGATTCTTGTCTCTACAGTTATTATGTATGGGTTAATGTACCTTAATGTGTTCCAATTAGATGATATTTTTCTAAGCCAAACGCGACTGTATATGGCGCTAATTATGGGCGCCACCATGGCCATTGTAATGCTGTTATTCATGTGGTCAATGTACCAGAATAAACGTTTGAACCGCCTGATCCTACTTGGTAGTGCGGTGATATTTGCTGGCTCGCTTTATCTAGTTCGTAGCCAAGCGACCGTGCACGATGCAGCTTGGTTGCAAGAAATGATCCCCCATCACTCGACCGCGATTCTAACCAGTGAACGCGCGCAACTCAGCGATCCGGAAGTCAAAGCCCTCGCACAGAAGATCGCTAAAACGCAACGTGAAGAGATCACGGAGATGAAACGATTATTGAAAAAAGTTGCCGATCAATAG
- a CDS encoding glycosyltransferase — MKITLITQYLEGHGGTERVISNLVNEDLKNEYQVLIPKSGKPEWLQWITRTTGYQLKICHAQDTQAQKEFIEKNVLAAEPDIVLGLEGRACVTAYQIRKKYDLHYKIVSWGHTSIAESNIFARQELAFSEYHLAISTGIKKQLIKLGVPAQKIFLIYNPIRTVNKKTISTPKANAPFHAIFIGRILLDDQKNVRMLLESMAQLNIPWKLDIFGKGADLPKAKTLANDLHISQNINWQGWMPNPWEAINEADCLLLCSKYEGFPMVVIEAASYGLPIVSTNCPTGPADIINSHNGILTPMNDQKAFIAACRQIYRLRGKYNHTDIKKTVLKFDISRYIKHIENIYNLIAADNKNTDKSAIKLSSL, encoded by the coding sequence GTGAAAATAACATTAATAACACAGTATTTAGAGGGACATGGCGGTACCGAAAGAGTCATTTCGAACTTGGTCAACGAAGATTTAAAAAATGAATATCAGGTTTTGATCCCTAAAAGCGGAAAACCTGAATGGCTCCAATGGATTACACGTACTACCGGCTACCAACTTAAAATTTGCCATGCACAAGATACACAAGCACAAAAAGAGTTTATTGAAAAAAATGTTTTAGCAGCAGAACCAGATATCGTTTTGGGACTCGAAGGCAGAGCTTGTGTAACTGCCTATCAGATCAGGAAAAAATATGACCTTCATTATAAAATTGTTTCTTGGGGACATACCTCCATTGCTGAATCAAACATTTTTGCTCGTCAAGAACTTGCTTTCTCAGAATATCATCTTGCAATTAGTACAGGGATAAAAAAACAGTTGATCAAACTCGGGGTCCCAGCCCAAAAAATCTTTCTGATCTATAATCCTATCCGCACTGTAAATAAGAAAACAATCAGCACACCTAAAGCTAACGCTCCTTTCCATGCAATTTTTATTGGAAGAATATTGTTGGATGATCAAAAAAATGTACGTATGCTTCTTGAATCAATGGCACAGCTTAATATTCCTTGGAAACTGGACATCTTTGGCAAGGGAGCTGATCTTCCAAAAGCAAAAACATTAGCAAATGATTTGCATATTTCACAAAACATTAACTGGCAAGGTTGGATGCCTAATCCTTGGGAAGCAATTAATGAAGCTGATTGCCTGCTGCTCTGTTCAAAATATGAGGGATTCCCAATGGTTGTTATTGAAGCTGCTTCTTATGGCTTGCCAATTGTTTCAACAAACTGTCCTACTGGACCGGCAGACATCATTAATTCCCACAATGGAATTTTAACTCCAATGAACGACCAAAAAGCTTTTATAGCTGCATGCCGGCAAATCTATCGTTTGCGTGGTAAATATAATCATACAGATATCAAAAAAACAGTTTTGAAATTTGATATTTCTCGCTATATTAAGCACATAGAAAACATCTATAACTTAATTGCTGCTGATAATAAAAACACAGATAAATCAGCCATTAAACTTTCTTCTTTATAA